The Hemiscyllium ocellatum isolate sHemOce1 chromosome 20, sHemOce1.pat.X.cur, whole genome shotgun sequence region CATGGTTCAACTAAAAACGAATGGTCTGGGTTAGGGCTTTGCTGGAAGTAACATTCGGGTTCCTGTCATCGTGGGCTAAAGTTGTGGTGAGGTGCAGGGTTTGAGAGATTCATTTTGAGGAACTTTACCTGTAGCCTATATTTATGACCCTGTTTTTGGGCTTGACCACCActggaaatatcttctctacCGTTCTCCTAACCAGCCCCTTCAGAATTTTACAGCTCTCTACTAGTTTGACTCTTGGTTTTCCACTTTCCCAAAAATAatttacatagaatccctacagtgtgggagcaggccttcggcccaataagtccacaccgaccctccgaagagtaatccatccagtcccattcccctacattttaacccctgactaatgcatcaaaCCTACACATTTTGTGAATGCTGTGGACAATGtatcacagccaatccacctaacctgcacatagagtcagagtcatagtcatagagatgtacagcacggaaacagacccttcggtccaacccgtccatgccgaccagatatcccaacccaatctagtcccacctgccagcacctggcccatatccctccaaacccttcctattcatatacccgtccagatgccttttaaatgttgtaattgtaccagcctccaccacttcctctggcagctcattccatacacgcaccaccctctgtgtgaaaaggttgcccctcaggtctttttttttatatatctttccccctcaccctaaacctatgccctctagttctggactccccccaccccagggtagagactttatctatttatcctatccatgcccctcataagttttAACCCCctgtataaggtcatccctcagcctctgaggctccagggaaaacagccccagcctgttcagcctctcccaattgtgggaggaaacccatgcagacgtggggagaatgtgcaaactccacacagacagtcatctgaggctggaatcaaacctggatcccttgcgccgtgaggcagcagtgttaaccactgagtcccAAAGGAAGGTTGGAAAACTGGAGAACAGGGATTAGTGATTTGCCAGTGAGGGAGGCCAGTGCACACAGTGCAGGGTCTggactgcactgtctgaggggtTGGCTGAGGCAGAATTGATCAGTTTTCAAAAGGGAAGTGCCTACCTGCCCGAAGAGTGAAAATGTACAGGAAtgtgggcaggaaaatgggactagctgTGCTGTCTTGCAGAGAGCTGCTTGACCAGAATATGCTGAGTAGATTCTTCTGTCATTACCATTCTACAATTCTATAACACACAGCCTGTAATGTTCATCCAATTCTGAGCTGCAGCAGTAAGATACCTAAAGTGTTAAAATTGCACTAACTGTTTGTACTGTGtctctctgatttttttttttgaaagactGTTTCATTATCTGGAGCATTTACTCTGAAAAATAATCAGCAGGGTTCTGCAGTTTAATCTTTGCTGGGGTCTTTATCAGCTGCTGGTGTGGGTTTCATGAGGCAAAAAAGCTCTTGTGGTACAATAAGATTTGCAAACTGTGGCTGATTCCGCATTAATCATTCAAAAATTATAATATTGGATTGTCAGGAATGAAAGTGGGCAACTCCTTGTGGTGTGGAATCTTTGTACTGGTTAATTTATCTAAGCAAGTAAATCTCACCAGTAGACTATCGGGAACATTAATCTAGCATAATATTTAGAGCCAAAGGgcaaagaaaattccagcacaggaacaggcccttcagccctccaagcctgtgctgatccagatcctctatctaaacctgtcgtctatttcctaaggatctgtatccctctgctccctgttcaTTCATGTACCCGTCTAGATACATCTTCAATGATGCTGTCATGCCCGCCTCTATCATCTccattggcaatgcattccaggcacccaccaccttctgcgtaaagaactttccacgcatatctcccttcaacctttcccttctcactttgaactcgtcaCCCCTAGTAATTTGAGTCTCTGGGGAGGGAGAATGTTTCTTGCTATCTGCCCTGTCTATATCTCGCATGATTAtatagacctcagtcaggtccccccttaacttctgtctttccaatgaaaataatcctaatctactcaacttctcttcatagctggcatcctctataccaagcaacatcctggtgaatctcttctgcaccatctccaaagcatccacatcttctTGGTAacgtgatgaccagaactgcacagtgttccaaatatggccaaaccaaagtcttgtacaactttaacatgacctgctaactcttgtactcagtctgatgaaggaaagcatgctgtaaaTTTAACAGGTTAATTGTGAGGCATAGTGGTAGTGTACTTACCTCTGTACCAGGAGGTTTGGGTGCAAGTCTCTGgagttgtgtaataacatctctgcacAGGATGGTGTGGAATTACCGGAACCACTACAGCTGATGTGTAGCTCAATTTATGAACTATCTTTATTTCAGATCCCTCAGTGACTGTAACTAACTAAAATAGAGCATGGTGACTTTTGAAACATTATCCAACACATTCCGACTTTAGCTGTATTACAATTTGCACACGTATTTGTTTAGGAACTGGAATTCATTCAtaaaatgtgtgaaggtgcaatACATTTTAGATACAGAATGGGTGCCTTAACTATTCCACTTCCAGATCTCACTCACATTCCAATACATCGAAGAGATTCCTTAcatagtcatttttaaaaatcagcctgTCCAGGAAGTAGGTGGACTTTTACCGCAGGCCTTCTGATCCAGAGGGATGGACATGATCACTGCAGTATAGGGGCCCCAGGAGGTTCCTTATACACTCACTTCAAGGGGTCTTTTACACAGCTTCTGCCAGCCTCGCTGCAGTCAGTGTAAGCGTAGCCTCAATCCAGAGTGGTTCCTGACAACGGGTAATATCACCAAATCACTACAGCCacggaggccattcagtccgctGTTTCTGGGCTAGAATTTTCAGGGATAAGCTTCTctgaaacactttttttttcatttctaagGCACAGCGTTAGCAGTAACACTGTTTACATCCTTTGCAGAAACTTTTTTTGCCTGGCACCTGGTGAATTTGGAAATGATGGAGTCTGCTCTGTGTGTTTTGCAGTTCCCCTCCTCTGCCTGAGTCTCTGTGTGGAGAACGAGCCAGCACCTTTAGAGCAGTGTGACGGTGACCCAGTGTTGAGGATGTCTGACCAGGATTTGGGAACTCAGCTTGAAGCTCAGTTCAATGATGTGGTGAGACGGTTACAGAGCAAGCAGCTTTTTCAGTCCAACTGGGATATCGCCACCTTTGccattttctttattttcattgGTAAGCTTCATTTTGCCTTTGTTCATTTCACCTTATGTGCTGTGGCAATATAAGACTTTTGTGATGATGCAGTCACTTTTAAGACGTTACTTTTGTCCTGggttttgtttttgaagagaggttgtaaggcccAGAGCTCTCTCTAAGaaaataaacaacttgtgaggccttgggggtttttattttaaaaattggaacaaaCAGAAGCAGCCTGGGCATGGCCAGCTCAcccagaccaggctttctagtttttagGTTTAGTTTTGAGCAGAAATATTTGGTATCTCCAAAGAGGCTTCCTGGCTGCTGTTCTCTCTGAATCTTCTCTCAGTGCATACAGAATGCTGCAGGAATGTAGGGACAGGAGATAACCATTGAATAAGACTGTAGCTGACCGGTAACTCACTAAAGATTTAGTTTAGGATCACAAAGCACTCTCGGTCTGTTTAAAATGGAACTAAATTTGAAGTTTGAGATCTCTGCCATATTTAAATGACACTTCCATGTGTATTATATATTTAACTGGTGCAGTGAGGAGCCACACTCATTGCTATCCCAATAGTGACCCTCACAGTTGGTGCTCTGTTACCCCTCTGGCCCATT contains the following coding sequences:
- the smim22 gene encoding small integral membrane protein 22, which produces MSDQDLGTQLEAQFNDVVRRLQSKQLFQSNWDIATFAIFFIFIGAVLTLILLVLIRCCWGFCCSSSPRKKPGKQKIGVDNLALEP